From the genome of Ornithobacterium rhinotracheale, one region includes:
- a CDS encoding PepSY domain-containing protein, protein MVFRDDLTKAMNPSVFKIQASGEKQKIEQLIQKIETKTQKKVVSFELNKQANAPFTFMLKDKKQPKGRPESVFVNPYTAEILGNGKELVGNDFFMFNFKLHRWLLLPMGAGRIVMGVATLLFVLGLVTGMVVWFPKRLKHYKRGFKVKWSAGWKRINHDFHNSFGLYSLIFLLLMGVTGLCWSFTWWKDASSRVLGAKIFNREKIEITIPKQGENLPLSQMVERTSQELLNQYDVLRFSDFAQNEKPLAVSAYRDGFASVSLPDTYYISPKTGKTLQQKLVSDLAVNEFLAQSVHDLHMGKIYGTCSKILFFIFSLIGALLPITGFLIWWNKGRKLI, encoded by the coding sequence TTGGTTTTTAGAGATGATTTAACCAAGGCGATGAATCCTTCGGTTTTCAAAATTCAAGCATCAGGAGAAAAACAGAAAATCGAACAATTAATCCAAAAAATTGAAACAAAAACCCAAAAAAAAGTGGTTTCTTTTGAGCTAAATAAGCAAGCAAATGCGCCTTTTACTTTTATGCTAAAAGATAAAAAACAGCCAAAAGGCCGCCCTGAAAGTGTGTTTGTTAATCCATACACTGCCGAGATTTTAGGCAATGGCAAAGAGCTAGTGGGAAATGATTTTTTTATGTTTAACTTCAAATTGCACCGCTGGCTTCTTTTGCCTATGGGCGCGGGGCGTATTGTGATGGGCGTTGCCACTTTGTTATTCGTTTTGGGGCTTGTTACGGGAATGGTAGTGTGGTTTCCCAAGAGATTAAAACACTACAAAAGAGGATTTAAAGTAAAGTGGAGCGCTGGCTGGAAACGCATTAATCACGATTTTCACAATAGTTTTGGACTGTATTCATTGATATTCCTTTTGCTGATGGGGGTTACAGGGCTATGCTGGTCGTTCACTTGGTGGAAGGACGCTTCTAGCCGTGTGCTTGGGGCAAAAATATTTAACCGCGAAAAAATAGAAATCACAATTCCCAAACAGGGCGAGAATCTGCCACTGAGCCAAATGGTGGAGCGCACAAGCCAAGAGCTTTTAAACCAATATGATGTTTTGCGTTTCTCAGATTTTGCCCAAAACGAAAAACCACTGGCTGTGAGCGCATATCGTGATGGCTTTGCCTCTGTGAGCTTGCCCGATACCTACTATATTTCGCCCAAAACGGGCAAAACCTTGCAGCAGAAATTAGTCAGCGATTTGGCTGTAAATGAATTTTTAGCCCAATCCGTGCACGATTTGCATATGGGCAAAATCTATGGCACTTGTAGCAAAATTCTGTTTTTTATCTTTTCGCTTATAGGCGCATTGTTGCCTATCACAGGTTTTTTAATTTGGTGGAATAAAGGAAGAAAATTAATATAG
- a CDS encoding TonB-dependent receptor has product MGISAVQAQHQKGKTLQHRASAHQQVKHGVVTGYVRNSEGEPVANAVVFTRKNNVAHTNAEGAFKLKVPAGQVTLYVKGNKGGDDVHTYSLYLAEGENYRLNVTLNDIVVLQGVELFGEKNKQPEKLDEITRLPLNPQENIQTITTISDKVINKQGILTIADATRNAPGVYTYATYGNQRESLGSRGFRGIPVLKNGVRVNSDFRGHGFITDMEGVESVQVLKGATAVTQGFGLDLGAAGGVVNLVTKTPKFKNSGEVSLRYGSFNTIRPTLDVNYVLDKNNTLAFRLNGAYEHSDGYRQGNTFNKYYVNPSLKWRPTKSLEVTLEMDYMDDKRTPDPGTINLSIDNTKNEILDLPKSKFLGFKDNETLTKNLTYSARAKYDLTKNLYVRVGYYASHLDLDGLGISLKQNVDRKTNEIKGSPYEVTRALTKGPRTDDNKVLQLDFVGQNFQTGIVKHLFQVGFDFKESQVKNTSFNSVMIDKINVEDDNISNTLPNGVPTFTETGRSETYAKQLGGMAQYVMQVKDYLRVFMGSRYSHYTSHDKTKGNVASGSTVNPIFGVLANPTKNIGIFASYTNISDPRSAARLDKDGNELGNSVATQWEAGFKTQWFNQRLRFNATYFNVQNKNMIMQEVTLDSNGVWQFEPYYFKGGNDTRQGIELELIGRILPNLEVMGGYSYLDAKYKNSTRFVDGSAPNNTPHNVANFWTNYTFNQGLLNGLSLGAGVYYLGDRPYNDFTRQGMQIHGINVKSTPWLNKAYTTLNAQIAYNAPKFRIQLLANNILDEIGYNAYRNVYINRIDPRNFAAKFTYKF; this is encoded by the coding sequence ATGGGGATAAGCGCAGTGCAAGCGCAGCACCAAAAGGGCAAAACTTTGCAACACAGAGCGAGCGCTCACCAGCAAGTGAAACACGGAGTAGTAACAGGCTATGTACGCAATTCCGAGGGCGAGCCAGTGGCCAATGCCGTGGTGTTTACCCGTAAAAATAATGTGGCGCACACCAATGCCGAGGGAGCATTTAAATTGAAAGTACCCGCAGGGCAAGTAACGCTTTATGTCAAAGGTAATAAAGGTGGAGACGATGTCCATACATACAGCTTGTATTTGGCAGAGGGCGAAAATTACCGCTTAAATGTAACGCTAAACGATATCGTGGTGTTGCAGGGCGTGGAGCTATTTGGTGAGAAAAATAAACAACCCGAAAAGCTAGATGAAATCACCCGCTTGCCACTGAATCCGCAGGAAAATATTCAGACAATTACCACCATTTCAGACAAAGTGATTAATAAACAAGGCATCTTAACCATTGCCGATGCCACTAGAAATGCCCCAGGGGTGTATACCTATGCCACTTATGGAAATCAGCGAGAAAGCTTAGGCTCGCGCGGATTCCGTGGGATTCCTGTGTTGAAAAACGGTGTGCGCGTGAATTCCGATTTCAGAGGGCATGGCTTCATCACCGATATGGAGGGCGTGGAAAGTGTGCAAGTGCTAAAAGGTGCTACCGCAGTAACGCAAGGTTTTGGGCTTGATTTAGGTGCCGCAGGAGGTGTGGTGAATTTAGTTACCAAAACCCCTAAATTTAAAAACTCAGGAGAGGTGTCTCTGAGATACGGCAGCTTTAATACAATCCGCCCAACATTAGATGTAAATTATGTTTTGGATAAAAATAATACCCTTGCATTTAGATTAAATGGCGCTTACGAGCATAGCGATGGGTACCGCCAAGGCAATACATTTAATAAATACTATGTCAATCCATCATTGAAGTGGAGGCCTACAAAATCGCTTGAAGTAACGCTTGAGATGGATTATATGGATGATAAAAGAACACCAGACCCAGGAACCATCAACCTCTCTATTGATAATACCAAAAACGAGATTTTGGACCTGCCAAAAAGCAAATTTTTAGGTTTTAAAGACAATGAAACTTTAACCAAAAACTTGACTTATAGTGCGCGAGCAAAGTATGATTTAACCAAAAATCTATATGTGCGTGTTGGGTACTACGCCTCGCATTTGGATTTAGATGGCTTGGGAATCAGCTTGAAACAAAATGTGGATAGAAAAACAAATGAAATCAAGGGTAGCCCGTATGAGGTAACTCGTGCCTTGACCAAGGGGCCGCGCACAGATGATAATAAAGTGCTACAATTGGACTTTGTGGGGCAAAACTTCCAAACCGGAATCGTGAAACACCTCTTCCAAGTGGGATTTGATTTTAAAGAGAGTCAAGTGAAAAATACTTCGTTTAACAGTGTGATGATAGATAAAATCAATGTGGAGGATGATAACATTTCCAATACTTTGCCAAATGGCGTGCCTACCTTCACCGAAACTGGCCGCAGCGAAACTTATGCCAAGCAACTGGGCGGAATGGCGCAATATGTGATGCAAGTGAAGGATTATCTGCGCGTGTTTATGGGCTCACGCTACTCGCACTACACCTCGCACGATAAAACTAAGGGAAATGTAGCCTCAGGAAGCACCGTTAATCCAATATTTGGTGTGCTAGCCAATCCTACTAAAAATATAGGCATATTCGCTTCATACACCAACATCTCAGACCCAAGAAGCGCCGCGCGATTAGATAAAGACGGAAATGAATTAGGAAACTCAGTGGCTACACAATGGGAGGCCGGATTCAAAACCCAGTGGTTCAACCAAAGATTGAGATTCAATGCCACCTACTTTAATGTGCAAAACAAAAATATGATAATGCAGGAAGTAACGCTAGATTCCAATGGCGTGTGGCAATTTGAGCCATACTACTTCAAAGGTGGAAACGATACAAGACAAGGAATAGAGCTAGAACTCATCGGCCGAATCTTGCCTAACTTAGAAGTAATGGGCGGGTACTCCTACCTAGATGCAAAGTACAAAAACAGCACAAGATTTGTGGACGGAAGCGCTCCAAACAATACGCCGCACAATGTGGCAAACTTCTGGACAAATTACACCTTTAACCAAGGCTTGCTAAACGGCCTATCACTCGGTGCAGGCGTGTACTACTTAGGCGATAGACCATACAACGATTTTACAAGACAAGGTATGCAAATTCACGGAATCAATGTGAAATCCACCCCGTGGCTCAACAAAGCGTACACCACCCTAAACGCTCAAATAGCCTACAATGCACCAAAATTCCGTATCCAGCTATTGGCCAATAATATTTTAGATGAAATAGGGTATAATGCCTACCGAAATGTCTATATCAATCGTATAGACCCCCGAAACTTTGCCGCAAAATTCACCTATAAATTCTAA
- a CDS encoding ATP-dependent Clp protease proteolytic subunit: MDFGKEFKKYAVKGQGISSQTLHDFENSLTPYIIEERKLNVAQMDVFSRLMMDRILFLGTGINDQVANIITAQLLFLESVDATKDIQMYINSPGGSVYAGLGIYDTMQIIKPDVATICTGMAASMGAVLMCAGEKGKRSALKHARVMIHQPSGGAQGVAADMEINLREMLKLKKELYEIIANHSGQSFEWVEKASDRDYWMTSYEAKEKGMIDEVLERKRA, encoded by the coding sequence ATGGATTTCGGAAAAGAATTTAAAAAATATGCGGTAAAAGGGCAAGGAATCAGCAGCCAAACGCTACACGATTTTGAAAACAGCCTCACCCCCTACATCATAGAGGAGCGCAAGCTAAATGTTGCACAAATGGATGTCTTCTCCCGCCTAATGATGGACAGAATCCTATTCCTCGGAACAGGAATTAATGACCAAGTGGCCAACATCATTACAGCACAGCTACTATTCCTAGAATCAGTAGATGCCACCAAGGACATCCAAATGTACATCAATTCCCCAGGAGGGAGCGTTTATGCAGGGCTCGGAATCTATGACACGATGCAAATCATCAAGCCCGATGTCGCCACCATCTGTACAGGTATGGCCGCCTCGATGGGCGCAGTGCTTATGTGCGCAGGCGAAAAAGGAAAACGCTCTGCCCTAAAACACGCCCGCGTGATGATTCACCAGCCAAGCGGAGGCGCACAAGGTGTAGCCGCAGATATGGAAATCAATTTAAGAGAAATGCTTAAATTGAAAAAAGAATTATACGAAATCATCGCCAATCACTCAGGCCAATCATTTGAATGGGTAGAAAAAGCATCAGATAGAGATTATTGGATGACTTCCTACGAGGCCAAAGAAAAGGGAATGATTGATGAGGTGTTGGAGCGTAAAAGAGCATAA
- the kbl gene encoding glycine C-acetyltransferase, giving the protein MYNDQFKKHLQSTLNQIKDEGLYKKERIIASQQAAEITLENGSKLLNFCANNYLGLSNAPRVMKASQQAIDSHGYGMSSVRFICGTQDIHKQLEDKISKFLGTEDTILYAACFDANGGVFEPLLTAEDAIISDELNHASIIDGVRLCKAMRYRYKNNDMEDLEAQLKAADQAGARFKLIVTDGVFSMDGIVANLKGVCDLAEKYNALVMVDDSHATGFIGKTGRGTHEANGVMGRVDIITSTLGKALGGALGGFTSGKKEIIDLLRQRSRPYLFSNSLAPGIVGAAIEVLDMLTEDTSRRDKVMANAEYFRNEMKAKGFDIPDGDAAIVPVMLYDAKLSQEMADKLLDEGIYVIGFFYPVVPKGKARIRVQLSAGHTKEHLDKAIAAFEKVGKELGVI; this is encoded by the coding sequence ATGTATAACGATCAATTTAAAAAACATTTGCAAAGTACCCTCAACCAAATCAAGGACGAGGGGTTGTACAAAAAAGAACGCATCATTGCCTCTCAACAAGCGGCAGAAATCACTTTAGAAAACGGCTCTAAACTCTTGAATTTCTGTGCAAACAACTATTTGGGTTTATCCAACGCCCCAAGAGTGATGAAAGCCTCTCAACAAGCAATAGACTCCCACGGATACGGCATGTCTTCAGTAAGATTTATCTGCGGAACTCAAGATATACACAAGCAATTAGAAGATAAGATTTCTAAATTTTTAGGCACAGAAGATACAATTTTATATGCAGCCTGTTTTGACGCTAATGGTGGTGTTTTCGAACCACTTCTAACAGCTGAAGATGCCATTATTTCTGATGAATTAAACCATGCCTCCATCATCGACGGTGTACGCTTATGCAAGGCGATGCGCTACCGCTACAAAAACAACGACATGGAGGATCTGGAAGCACAATTAAAGGCTGCAGACCAAGCGGGTGCGCGTTTCAAATTGATTGTAACCGATGGTGTTTTCTCCATGGATGGCATCGTAGCGAATTTAAAAGGTGTTTGCGATTTAGCTGAAAAATACAATGCACTTGTTATGGTAGACGACTCACACGCAACAGGATTCATCGGGAAAACTGGTCGCGGAACGCACGAAGCGAATGGTGTAATGGGGCGTGTAGACATCATCACCTCCACCCTAGGCAAAGCGCTGGGCGGTGCGCTGGGCGGATTCACCTCTGGTAAAAAGGAAATCATTGATTTGCTAAGACAGCGCTCCCGACCTTATTTATTTTCAAACTCGCTAGCCCCTGGCATTGTGGGAGCTGCCATAGAGGTTTTAGATATGCTCACAGAAGACACCTCCCGCCGCGATAAAGTGATGGCAAATGCCGAATACTTCCGCAACGAAATGAAGGCTAAGGGCTTTGATATTCCTGATGGAGATGCTGCCATTGTGCCTGTGATGCTTTATGATGCTAAACTTTCGCAGGAAATGGCTGATAAACTTTTGGACGAGGGCATTTATGTCATCGGCTTCTTCTACCCTGTGGTGCCAAAAGGCAAAGCAAGAATCCGCGTGCAGCTCTCTGCGGGGCACACCAAGGAGCATTTGGACAAAGCCATTGCCGCATTTGAAAAAGTGGGCAAGGAATTAGGCGTGATTTAA